One region of Primulina tabacum isolate GXHZ01 chromosome 1, ASM2559414v2, whole genome shotgun sequence genomic DNA includes:
- the LOC142511248 gene encoding uncharacterized protein LOC142511248, with protein MATTSNTFNDPLFLHSSDMPGMNLVNDQLLGVENYGIWSRAMLIALRAKNKISFIDGSYPRPELGHVSLNQWERCNALVLSWIMNTVSKEIFGGIVYSTDASVVWSDLKEQFDKVNGSRIFSLPTLSLFITPNLNTFGMSMRH; from the coding sequence ATGGCAACAACTTCCAATACTTTCAATGATCCGCTATTCTTGCATTCCTCGGATATGCCGGGAATGAATTTGGTGAATGATCAATTACTTGGAGTTGAGAATTATGGAATCTGGAGTCGAGCTATGCTTATTGCGTTAAGAGCTAAAAATAAAATCAGCTTCATTGATGGCTCTTATCCGCGACCAGAACTAGGGCATGTCTCTTTGAATCAGTGGGAACGTTGCAATGCTCTAGTTCTCTCCTGGATTATGAATACGGTATCTAAAGAGATTTTTGGAGGCATTGTATACTCTACAGATGCGTCAGTTGTTTGGTCAGATTTGAAAGAGCAATTTGACAAAGTAAATGGATCACGAATTTTCTCTCTTCCAACACTATCTCTGTTTATTACTCCAAACTTAAACACCTTTGGGATGAGTATGCGTCATTAG
- the LOC142545806 gene encoding E3 ubiquitin-protein ligase MIEL1-like — translation MDANTSYAASEKPQNGDDDDISRQDFEKLLHGCEHYRRRCKLRTPCCDKIFTCRHCHNDATNALSNPKDRHDLVRSDVKEVICAVCGTEQQACNICSNCGVKFGEYFCDICKFYDDDITKKQFHCDDCGICRVGGRENFFHCPNCGSCYSMGLRNNHRCVQDSMKSHCPICYEFLFDSTKVTFILKCGHTMHKECYEEMLSQNQYHCPICSKSVFNMSDTWEMLDQEIEATAMPEEYRYDVSVLCNDCNNSSKTIFHILGHKCSHCGSYNTHVITSGENDR, via the exons ATGGACGCAAACACATCCTATGCTGCGAGTGAAAAACCTCAGAATGGGGATGATGATGATATTTCACGTCAAGATTTCGAAAAATTGCTTCATGG GTGCGAGCATTACCGAAGAAGATGCAAATTAAGAACCCCTTGCTGCGATAAGATTTTCACTTGCCGCCACTGTCACAACGATGCCACT AATGCTTTGAGCAATCCAAAAGATAGACATGATCTTGTTCGCAGTGATGTTAAGGAA GTTATTTGTGCGGTCTGTGGTACAGAACAACAG GCTTGCAACATCTGCTCAAATTGTGGGGTCAAATTTGGCGAGTATTTCTGCGATATTTGTAAATTCTACGATGATGat ATAACTAAAAAACAGTTTCATTGTGATGACTGTGGGATCTGTAG AGTTGGTGGTCGGGAAAATTTCTTTCACTGCCCGAATTGTG gTTCGTGCTATTCAATGGGTCTACGCAACAATCACCGTTGTGTGCAGGACTCTATGAAGAGCCATTGTCCCATCTGCTACGAG TTTCTTTTTGATTCTACCAAAGTGACATTTATTCTAAAGTGTGGGCACACAATGCATAAGGAATGTTATGAGGAAATGCTCAGCCAAAACCA GTACCACTGTCCAATATGCTCTAAATCAGTGTTTAATATGTCCGATACTTGGGAAATGTTGGATCAGGAG ATTGAGGCTACTGCAATGCCTGAAGAATACCGCTATGAT GTTTCAGTACTATGCAACGATTGTAACAACTCCAGCAAGACAATTTTCCACATACTTGGGCACAAGTGCTCCCACTGTGGTTCATACAACACACATGTAATAACAAGTGGGGAGAATGATCGATGA